A region of Anguilla rostrata isolate EN2019 chromosome 10, ASM1855537v3, whole genome shotgun sequence DNA encodes the following proteins:
- the ogfod2 gene encoding 2-oxoglutarate and iron-dependent oxygenase domain-containing protein 2, with protein MQTEQDHELVKFYTCSCFCTDNIFLEEYKLHVRFISEQQFRTDYREVLTTRGCSTDIQFQDVLKKIETEVERRRQLCVKSAERAATIKELYKPLHKELYFLQESYLAPEFLKIVNYCRSDGASEQGLLEFVWPLPAKRVYRFPVFSEKFCKELIEELEHFEQSEAPKGRPNTMNNYGILLNELGFDQGFITPLREKYLRPVAALLYPDCGGHCLDSHKAFVVKYAMQEDLDLSYHYDNAEVTLNVSLGKEFTEGNLYFGDMRQVPLSDSECAEVEHHVTEGLLHRGQQMHGALRISSGQRWNLIVWMRASRERNKLCPMCGKKPRLVESQGFAAGFTDDSQTGIFQNTSSCALT; from the exons ATGCAAACTGAGCAAGACCATGAACTGGTTAAATTCTATACCTGCAGTTGTTTTTGCACGGATAACATTTTTCTAGAGGAATACAAGCTTCATGTTCGGTTTATATCTGAGCAGCAATTCCGAACAGATTATCGAGAG gtCTTAACAACTCGTGGCTGTTCGACTGACATACAATTCCAGGATGTCCTTAAAAAG ATTGAAACAGAAGTCGAAAGGCGCCGACAGCTTTGCGTGAAATCAGCAGAGAGAGCTGCCACCATTAAAGAACTTTACAAACCACTTCATAAAGAGCTGTACTTCTTACAG GAATCCTACTTGGCGCCTGAATTTCTGAAAATCGTGAACTACTGCCGTTCAGATGGGGCCAGTGAACAGGGCTTGCTGGAATTCGTTTGGCCCTTACCAG CAAAAAGAGTGTATCGGTTCCCTGTGTTCAGTGAAAAGTTCTGTAAGGAGTTGATTGAAGAGCTGGAGCATTTCGAGCAGTCTGAGGCTCCAAAGGGCAGACCCAACACCATGAACAATTACGGG ATCCTGCTTAACGAGCTGGGGTTTGATCAGGGATTCATTACGCCTCTCCGTGAGAAGTACCTGAGGCCCGTGGCGGCGCTCTTGTACCCGGACTGCGGGGGCCACTGCCTCGACAGCCACAAGGCCTTCGTGGTGAAGTACGCCATGCAGGAGGACTTGGATCTCAGCTATCACTACGACAACGCCGAGGTCACTCTCAACGTCTCCCTGGGCAAAGAGTTCACAGAGGGAAACCTGTACTTTGGAGACATGAGACAA GTTCCTCTGAGCGACTCGGAGTGCGCGGAGGTGGAACACCACGTGACGGAGGGTCTGCTGCACCGGGGGCAGCAGATGCACGGCGCGCTGCGCATCTCCTCCGGCCAGCGCTGGAACCTCATCGTGTGGATGCGCGCCTCGCGCGAGCGCAACAAGCTCTGCCCGATGTGCGGCAAGAAGCCGCGGCTCGTGGAAAGCCAGGGTTTCGCGGCCGGCTTCACCGATGACTCGCAGACGGGAATTTTTCAAAATACGTCGTCGTGCGCCTTGACTTAG